One Deltaproteobacteria bacterium DNA segment encodes these proteins:
- a CDS encoding efflux RND transporter periplasmic adaptor subunit, which yields MSDEKKAGIKEAWKYYIVAAVLVLAGGVAYLYFGGCLSGLGGADNTAGALAHADKYTCGMHPFIITDKPGNCPICGMKLTKIESSPAPGRTAAAPSATAAKPSGGARKILFYRNPMNPNVTSKTPAKDEMGMDFVPVYEDEVKGGGGGGNLPEGYATVQVGMERVQLAGIQSATAVREAISHPVRAVGIVVPDETRVRRVQAKIEGWIEKLYTNFTGQMVTKGQPLLEIYSPDLVATQREYLLARAGVDRMKESPYEDARQMSSGLAQAARTRLKLFDVPESFIAELERTGKVQRTVTLNAPVSGYVTGKEIFEGTRVMPGMDLLTVTDLSRVWIDADLYEYEAQSVRVGQAALLDTVADPGTKLKGRIAFIYPTFSPETRTLKVRFEFPNPGLRLKPQMYANVLLDLHSVTGVVIPDSALIETGVRVIAFVDAGGGSFEPREVKVGVRGNGKVQILSGVKAGEKVAVGANFLLDSESKLRAALTKMTGGASAPSQPQPKGQGDHTGHGGGQ from the coding sequence ATGAGCGACGAGAAGAAGGCGGGGATAAAGGAAGCCTGGAAATATTATATCGTCGCGGCCGTGCTGGTCTTGGCCGGCGGCGTCGCATACCTGTACTTCGGCGGTTGCCTGAGCGGTCTCGGCGGCGCGGACAACACAGCGGGCGCGCTCGCCCATGCCGACAAGTACACCTGCGGCATGCACCCGTTCATCATCACCGACAAGCCGGGCAATTGCCCCATCTGCGGGATGAAGTTGACGAAGATCGAGAGCTCGCCGGCTCCCGGCAGAACCGCTGCCGCTCCGTCGGCGACCGCCGCGAAACCTTCGGGAGGCGCGCGGAAGATCCTCTTTTACCGCAATCCGATGAACCCCAACGTCACATCGAAGACTCCGGCGAAGGACGAGATGGGAATGGACTTCGTTCCGGTATACGAGGACGAGGTCAAGGGGGGCGGGGGGGGCGGCAATTTGCCCGAGGGGTACGCCACCGTTCAGGTGGGTATGGAGAGAGTGCAGTTGGCCGGGATACAGAGCGCGACCGCGGTGCGCGAGGCGATCAGTCATCCGGTCCGGGCCGTAGGAATCGTCGTGCCCGACGAGACGCGCGTCCGGCGCGTCCAGGCGAAGATCGAGGGCTGGATCGAGAAGCTCTACACCAACTTCACCGGCCAGATGGTGACGAAGGGGCAGCCCCTTCTCGAGATCTACTCCCCGGACCTTGTGGCGACGCAGCGGGAATACCTGTTGGCCAGGGCGGGTGTGGACCGGATGAAGGAGAGCCCGTACGAGGACGCGCGGCAGATGTCTTCGGGGCTCGCCCAGGCGGCCCGGACCCGCCTCAAGCTCTTCGATGTGCCGGAAAGCTTCATCGCGGAGCTGGAGCGCACGGGCAAGGTGCAGCGCACCGTCACGCTGAATGCGCCGGTGTCGGGCTACGTGACGGGCAAGGAGATCTTCGAGGGGACCCGCGTCATGCCGGGGATGGACCTGCTCACCGTGACCGACCTCTCCCGCGTCTGGATCGACGCCGATCTCTACGAATATGAGGCGCAATCCGTGCGTGTGGGGCAAGCGGCTCTTCTCGACACGGTGGCCGATCCGGGGACAAAGCTCAAAGGGCGGATCGCCTTCATCTACCCGACGTTCTCGCCAGAGACCCGCACGCTCAAGGTGCGCTTCGAGTTCCCCAATCCCGGTCTTCGCCTGAAACCGCAGATGTACGCCAACGTCCTGCTCGACCTGCACAGCGTGACCGGCGTGGTCATCCCCGACTCGGCGCTGATCGAAACCGGAGTCCGCGTGATCGCGTTCGTGGACGCGGGCGGCGGCTCCTTCGAGCCGCGCGAGGTGAAGGTGGGCGTCCGTGGCAACGGGAAGGTGCAGATTCTTTCCGGCGTGAAGGCGGGAGAGAAAGTCGCGGTGGGCGCCAACTTCCTGCTCGACTCCGAGTCGAAGCTGCGGGCGGCGCTCACGAAGATGACCGGGGGCGCGTCCGCGCCCTCGCAACCGCAACCGAAGGGGCAGGGAGATCACACCGGTCACGGAGGCGGGCAATGA
- a CDS encoding TolC family protein, with product MRIGKGNMTPGRILYLFLAISIASSWATPLRAEDPPRPVGYYVDAALSGYPSLASMRQRITMKRNEAIRAGALDDPKGWVAITNVPIRTWSFREEDMTGKEIGLSQMIPYPGKRAHAARIVEKEKEQAEFDLAEMRNMLRADVKMAYAELSTVRAQAEVVRQLRAVLDQVVQVSTDMLAVGKGRQPDVLRGQVEFQKMREMLLMLENREKVLSIRLNTIAALPPEEPVPALDNLAEFSPGYNVEDLRAIYRAERPARQAVQARIGKGTLGVLHAEHEYKPDFEVSTSYMQRDAMPDGTKRPDMFSAMVSMTLPIWRKEKIEPGIRAMAAEKEMAIRDEETLDAEAANAIGGSLASLSNFAAVAKLYRTTLIPQAEQSVHSNLEAYQVAKIDFPMLMDSLMAVLNFRKEYLGMVGELHMTKARLEAAVGRELDEVPPIPGEMAPPKTKNSNGEGR from the coding sequence ATGCGGATCGGCAAAGGAAACATGACACCGGGAAGGATTCTCTACCTTTTCCTCGCGATCTCGATCGCGTCGTCGTGGGCGACTCCGCTCCGGGCGGAGGATCCGCCTCGACCGGTGGGTTATTACGTCGACGCGGCGCTTTCGGGCTACCCGTCGCTGGCGTCCATGCGGCAGCGGATCACGATGAAGCGGAACGAGGCGATCCGCGCGGGTGCGCTGGACGATCCCAAGGGGTGGGTTGCGATCACCAACGTCCCGATACGGACCTGGTCGTTCCGCGAGGAAGATATGACGGGGAAGGAGATCGGCCTCTCCCAGATGATTCCCTACCCGGGGAAGCGGGCACACGCGGCCCGGATCGTCGAGAAGGAGAAGGAGCAGGCGGAATTCGACCTGGCGGAGATGCGGAACATGCTCCGCGCGGACGTCAAGATGGCCTACGCGGAGCTGTCCACCGTTCGTGCGCAGGCGGAAGTGGTGCGCCAGCTCCGCGCCGTCCTCGATCAGGTCGTGCAGGTTTCCACGGATATGTTGGCGGTCGGGAAGGGGAGGCAACCCGACGTTCTCCGGGGGCAGGTGGAGTTCCAGAAGATGCGGGAGATGCTCCTGATGCTGGAGAACCGGGAAAAGGTCCTCTCGATCCGTCTCAACACGATCGCGGCGCTTCCGCCGGAGGAACCGGTGCCGGCCCTCGACAACCTCGCCGAGTTCTCCCCGGGGTACAACGTGGAGGACCTCCGGGCGATCTACAGGGCGGAGCGCCCGGCGCGGCAAGCCGTCCAGGCGCGGATCGGGAAAGGGACGCTGGGGGTCCTCCATGCGGAGCACGAGTACAAGCCGGACTTCGAGGTCTCGACCTCCTATATGCAGCGTGACGCGATGCCAGACGGGACGAAGCGCCCTGACATGTTCTCCGCCATGGTGTCGATGACCCTTCCGATCTGGAGGAAAGAGAAAATCGAGCCGGGGATCCGGGCGATGGCGGCGGAGAAGGAGATGGCGATTCGCGACGAAGAGACCCTGGACGCCGAGGCGGCCAACGCGATCGGCGGCTCGCTCGCGTCCCTTTCGAACTTCGCGGCGGTGGCGAAGCTGTACCGGACGACGCTGATCCCCCAGGCGGAGCAGTCGGTCCATTCCAACCTCGAAGCGTACCAGGTGGCGAAGATCGACTTTCCGATGCTCATGGATTCCCTGATGGCCGTACTCAACTTCCGGAAGGAGTATCTGGGGATGGTCGGCGAGTTGCACATGACGAAAGCCCGGCTGGAGGCGGCGGTGGGCAGGGAGCTTGATGAAGTGCCCCCGATTCCCGGAGAGATGGCGCCGCCGAAAACAAAGAATTCCAACGGAGAGGGACGATGA